The genomic stretch TTGGAATCGCTTGGATGAACGTGAAGCTGCGCAACATCGGCCCCAAGTCCGCGGCATGGCTGCGCCAGGTCGGGTTGCGCACGCTGGAAGACCTGTCCGAAGCCGGTGCCGTCGGCGCCTACATGAAGGTGCGCCGGGCCGGCTTCAAACCCAGCCTCAACCTGCTGTACGCGCTGGAAGGCGCGCTGCTGGACTGCCATTGGCAGGAGGTGACAGAGGCGCGCCGCAACGAACTGGTGCAGGCCGCCGAAGCCGCCATCGCGCTGCTGCCGCCGCCGCGCGGACGGCCCGCCGCGGCGCCGGTGACCACCACCCATCATGAGGAAGCGGCGGCGCCGGCGTTCGCGCTGTTCGACG from Thermomonas sp. XSG encodes the following:
- a CDS encoding TfoX/Sxy family protein; protein product: MNVKLRNIGPKSAAWLRQVGLRTLEDLSEAGAVGAYMKVRRAGFKPSLNLLYALEGALLDCHWQEVTEARRNELVQAAEAAIALLPPPRGRPAAAPVTTTHHEEAAAPAFALFDDDRHGGSAD